From Nicotiana tabacum cultivar K326 chromosome 22, ASM71507v2, whole genome shotgun sequence, one genomic window encodes:
- the LOC107801868 gene encoding uncharacterized protein LOC107801868 isoform X1: MASLFSLRTSSFHNQEIVQSWNLEKSVCKRLCASNIYVKDHDFGSLKYIMLQGYLSASLSQKISMKCITSAALGSAAAEGNPDQNIIEMDPSVASCNKNELEFSRVNCLVWVLHESARSFSVAVQTLELTKNGPELAMAWVGVDVHAWHKSIAYQVAIYALLKAAIEVEVFLSRNRSNNVSSVHEILFPITDFLGERIESQLNMRNTKLVQWFRTLELPRIAGMFIPLFKKWSVDYAGSGVAGNILAISCCTAVRKLGSGRVSCPLFTASIEDALVELMNLSHRLVSVDKLHYLATEAGFEEDFLFHFGRKVLPSNSIEDVEFWIGLVQRKLSNAFHRENVITDKHTFHGKVQENSLATLGLFAYLGRETRLFLSEMGVKDLDEQTKDFLSYLECGSLLMHPEFSTLSEYQLFMEVVANEIGWLDFYAASATKFCDKRRSKQHPIQAEKEIILYTVLTVCYDIIAGFAHYSNSAQQPLDADLLDFLLQSQSLLSGCLEDYWAAYDRTGELQKIAERSASDPAASLIVKGGMSSSIILEVKEKPTELIKMENHQYGSRLNQIQATSSGVMDPLMLVELDCSTAPKTRQNFLTKSTTKLISASTDIWMGTELLFTDISDALSLLIKQLKGRQLTKREGKKMKRTLGDIANLVPITILMLLPVSAVGHAAMLAAIKKYVPSLIPSPYSSERLDLIKQLKRTKKKKEIQARSSSDDPSFKAVK, from the exons ACTTCCAGTTTCCACAATCA AGAAATTGTCCAATCAtggaacttagaaaaatctgtGTGTAAGAGACTATGTGCATCAAATATATATGTGAAAGACCACGATTTTGGCAGTCTAAAATACATCATGCTGCAAGGATATCTTTCTGCATCATTGTCCCAGAAGATATCAATGAAATGCATTACTTCAGCAGCTCTAGGATCAGCGGCAGCTGAAGGCAACCCTGATCAAAACATTATTGAAATGGATCCTTCTGTAGCTAGTTGTAACAAGAATGAGCTGGAATTCAGTCGAGTCAATTGTCTTGTGTGGGTGCTGCATGAATCTGCGAGAAGCTTTTCAGTTGCAGTGCAAACCCTTGAATTGACTAAAAATGGGCCTGAGCTTGCAATGGCATGGGTTGGGGTGGATGTGCATGCCTGGCATAAAAGCATTGCGTATCAG GTAGCAATTTATGCTTTGCTCAAAGCAGCAATAGAAGTGGAAGTGTTTCTTTCTCGTAACCGCAGCAACAATGTTTCTTCTGTTCATGAAAT CCTATTCCCAATCACCGACTTTCTTGGGGAGCGCATCGAAAGTCAGTTGAATATGAGGAATACAAAGTTGGTGCAGTGGTTTAGAACACTGGAGCTGCCACGGATAGCGGGAATGTTCATTCCTCTATTCAAGAAATGGTCTGTGGATTATGCAGGAAG TGGTGTTGCAGGAAATATTTTGGCTATAAGTTGTTGCACTGCAGTGAGGAAGTTAGGTTCAGGGAGAGTTTCTTGTCCTCTGTTTACAGCTTCAATTGAAGATGCACTAGTAGAGCTCATGAACTTGTCACATAGACTTGTTTCGGTTGATAAGTTGCACTATTTAGCAACTGAGGCTGGATTTGAAGAAGACTTCTTGTTTCATTTTGGTAGAAAGGTTCTACCAAGTAACAGTATTGAAGATGTAGAATTTTGGATAGGATTGGTTCAAAGAAAACTCAGTAATGCATTCCACAGAGAAAATGTGATTACAGACAAGCATACTTTTCACGGGAAG GTTCAGGAAAATAGTTTAGCTACCCTGGGGCTTTTTGCATATTTGGGAAGAGAGACAAGATTGTTCCTCTCAGAAATGGGTGTAAAGGATCTTGATGAGCAAACTAAAGATTTTCTGAG TTACTTAGAATGCGGTAGCCTTCTTATGCATCCTGAATTCTCCACTCTGTCCGAGTATCAGCTCTTCATGGAG GTAGTAGCGAATGAAATTGGATGGCTCGACTTTTATGCTGCATCTGCTACCAAGTTTTGTGACAAAAGAAGATCCAAACAACAtccaattcaagcagagaaagaAATAATCTTGTACACTGTTTTAACTGTATGCTATGATATTATAGCTGGATTTGCTCACTATAGCAACTCTGCGCAGCAGCCATTAGATGCAGATTTACTGGACTTCTTGCTTCAGAG TCAGAGTCTGCTTTCTGGATGCCTGGAGGACTACTGGGCAGCTTATGATAGAACAGG AGAACTGCAAAAAATTGCTGAAAGAAGTGCATCTGATCCAGCAGCATCTTTGATTGTTAAAGGTGGCATGAGTTCATCCATCATATTGGAAGTGAAGGAGAAGCCAACTgagttgataaaaatggaaaatcatcAATATGGATCTAGATTGAATCAGATACAG GCCACCAGCTCCGGTGTGATGGACCCTTTGATGTTGGTGGAGTTGGATTGCTCTACTGCACCAAAAACACGTcaaaattttctaacaaaatctaCGACCAAGCTGATATCTGCAAGTACG GATATCTGGATGGGTACTGAATTGCTCTTTACGGACATATCAGATGCTTTGAGCCTACTTATAAAGCAGTTGAAAGGCCGCCAACTAACAAAAAGGgagggaaagaaaatgaagagAACGCTGGGTGATATTGCTAACCTTGTGCCCATAACCATCTTAATGCTACTTCCT GTTTCTGCCGTAGGTCATGCAGCCATGCTAGCCGCGATCAAGAAATATGTCCCGAGCTTG ATTCCTTCTCCTTATTCTTCCGAAAGGCTTGATCTAATTAAACAATTAAAgagaacgaagaagaagaaggaaatccAAGCCCGGAGCAGCAGTGACGACCCTTCTTTTAAAGCTGTAAAGTGA
- the LOC107801868 gene encoding uncharacterized protein LOC107801868 isoform X2 has translation MASLFSLRTSSFHNQEIVQSWNLEKSVCKRLCASNIYVKDHDFGSLKYIMLQGYLSASLSQKISMKCITSAALGSAAAEGNPDQNIIEMDPSVASCNKNELEFSRVNCLVWVLHESARSFSVAVQTLELTKNGPELAMAWVGVDVHAWHKSIAYQVAIYALLKAAIEVEVFLSRNRSNNVSSVHEILFPITDFLGERIESQLNMRNTKLVQWFRTLELPRIAGMFIPLFKKWSVDYAGSGVAGNILAISCCTAVRKLGSGRVSCPLFTASIEDALVELMNLSHRLVSVDKLHYLATEAGFEEDFLFHFGRKVLPSNSIEDVEFWIGLVQRKLSNAFHRENVITDKHTFHGKVQENSLATLGLFAYLGRETRLFLSEMGVKDLDEQTKDFLSYLECGSLLMHPEFSTLSEYQLFMEVVANEIGWLDFYAASATKFCDKRRSKQHPIQAEKEIILYTVLTVCYDIIAGFAHYSNSAQQPLDADLLDFLLQSQSLLSGCLEDYWAAYDRTGELQKIAERSASDPAASLIVKGGMSSSIILEVKEKPTELIKMENHQYGSRLNQIQATSSGVMDPLMLVELDCSTAPKTRQNFLTKSTTKLISARYLDGY, from the exons ACTTCCAGTTTCCACAATCA AGAAATTGTCCAATCAtggaacttagaaaaatctgtGTGTAAGAGACTATGTGCATCAAATATATATGTGAAAGACCACGATTTTGGCAGTCTAAAATACATCATGCTGCAAGGATATCTTTCTGCATCATTGTCCCAGAAGATATCAATGAAATGCATTACTTCAGCAGCTCTAGGATCAGCGGCAGCTGAAGGCAACCCTGATCAAAACATTATTGAAATGGATCCTTCTGTAGCTAGTTGTAACAAGAATGAGCTGGAATTCAGTCGAGTCAATTGTCTTGTGTGGGTGCTGCATGAATCTGCGAGAAGCTTTTCAGTTGCAGTGCAAACCCTTGAATTGACTAAAAATGGGCCTGAGCTTGCAATGGCATGGGTTGGGGTGGATGTGCATGCCTGGCATAAAAGCATTGCGTATCAG GTAGCAATTTATGCTTTGCTCAAAGCAGCAATAGAAGTGGAAGTGTTTCTTTCTCGTAACCGCAGCAACAATGTTTCTTCTGTTCATGAAAT CCTATTCCCAATCACCGACTTTCTTGGGGAGCGCATCGAAAGTCAGTTGAATATGAGGAATACAAAGTTGGTGCAGTGGTTTAGAACACTGGAGCTGCCACGGATAGCGGGAATGTTCATTCCTCTATTCAAGAAATGGTCTGTGGATTATGCAGGAAG TGGTGTTGCAGGAAATATTTTGGCTATAAGTTGTTGCACTGCAGTGAGGAAGTTAGGTTCAGGGAGAGTTTCTTGTCCTCTGTTTACAGCTTCAATTGAAGATGCACTAGTAGAGCTCATGAACTTGTCACATAGACTTGTTTCGGTTGATAAGTTGCACTATTTAGCAACTGAGGCTGGATTTGAAGAAGACTTCTTGTTTCATTTTGGTAGAAAGGTTCTACCAAGTAACAGTATTGAAGATGTAGAATTTTGGATAGGATTGGTTCAAAGAAAACTCAGTAATGCATTCCACAGAGAAAATGTGATTACAGACAAGCATACTTTTCACGGGAAG GTTCAGGAAAATAGTTTAGCTACCCTGGGGCTTTTTGCATATTTGGGAAGAGAGACAAGATTGTTCCTCTCAGAAATGGGTGTAAAGGATCTTGATGAGCAAACTAAAGATTTTCTGAG TTACTTAGAATGCGGTAGCCTTCTTATGCATCCTGAATTCTCCACTCTGTCCGAGTATCAGCTCTTCATGGAG GTAGTAGCGAATGAAATTGGATGGCTCGACTTTTATGCTGCATCTGCTACCAAGTTTTGTGACAAAAGAAGATCCAAACAACAtccaattcaagcagagaaagaAATAATCTTGTACACTGTTTTAACTGTATGCTATGATATTATAGCTGGATTTGCTCACTATAGCAACTCTGCGCAGCAGCCATTAGATGCAGATTTACTGGACTTCTTGCTTCAGAG TCAGAGTCTGCTTTCTGGATGCCTGGAGGACTACTGGGCAGCTTATGATAGAACAGG AGAACTGCAAAAAATTGCTGAAAGAAGTGCATCTGATCCAGCAGCATCTTTGATTGTTAAAGGTGGCATGAGTTCATCCATCATATTGGAAGTGAAGGAGAAGCCAACTgagttgataaaaatggaaaatcatcAATATGGATCTAGATTGAATCAGATACAG GCCACCAGCTCCGGTGTGATGGACCCTTTGATGTTGGTGGAGTTGGATTGCTCTACTGCACCAAAAACACGTcaaaattttctaacaaaatctaCGACCAAGCTGATATCTGCAA GATATCTGGATGGGTACTGA